In Fusobacterium canifelinum, a genomic segment contains:
- a CDS encoding DUF1576 domain-containing protein has protein sequence MDKITQRMKEIEILTVALSMLILIFFISYVINEHENIFIGMYKIITSPAVLVTDFMQVGGIGAAFLNAILIFSFNFFLVKSFKVKINGITIAAFFTVFGFSFFGKNILNILPFYLGGILYSIYTSTDFSEHIIPIAFSSALAPFVSSVAFYGDISYETSYINAILIGVLIGFIVVPLARSLFDFHEGYDLYNLGFTAGILGSVIIAVLKLYHFEITPQFLLSTEYDIPLKILCSAAFISLIIIGFYINDNSLSGYFSLIRDDGYKSDFTQKYGYGLTFINMGIMGFISMGFVIITGQTFNGPVLAGIFTVVGFSANGKTVFNTIPILIGVLLASLGSKGSIFTLAISGLFGTALAPISGVFGPIAGIIAGWLHLAVVQNVGLVHGGLNLYNNGFSAGIVAGFLLPIFNMITDNNNQRKMNIQRKHMNFLKNVQANIKKRMNENEEKK, from the coding sequence ATGGATAAAATCACCCAGAGAATGAAAGAAATAGAAATTTTAACTGTTGCTTTGTCTATGTTAATTCTAATATTTTTCATTAGCTATGTTATTAATGAACATGAAAATATATTTATAGGAATGTATAAAATAATTACTTCTCCTGCTGTTTTAGTCACTGATTTTATGCAAGTAGGTGGAATAGGTGCTGCTTTTCTTAATGCTATTTTAATTTTTTCTTTTAATTTTTTCTTAGTAAAGTCTTTTAAAGTGAAAATTAATGGAATAACTATTGCTGCTTTTTTTACAGTTTTTGGCTTTTCATTTTTTGGAAAAAATATTTTAAATATTTTACCTTTTTATTTAGGAGGTATCTTATATAGCATATACACTTCAACAGATTTTTCTGAACATATTATTCCTATTGCTTTTTCAAGTGCTTTAGCACCTTTCGTAAGTAGTGTTGCTTTTTATGGAGATATATCTTATGAAACATCATATATAAATGCAATTTTAATTGGTGTTTTAATTGGATTTATAGTAGTTCCCCTAGCAAGAAGTCTTTTTGATTTTCATGAGGGTTATGACTTATATAATTTAGGATTTACAGCAGGTATACTTGGTTCAGTAATTATTGCTGTTTTAAAATTATATCATTTTGAAATCACACCACAATTTCTATTATCAACAGAATACGATATACCTTTAAAAATTTTATGTTCAGCTGCTTTTATATCTTTGATAATTATTGGTTTCTATATAAATGATAATTCTCTCTCAGGTTATTTTTCTTTAATAAGAGATGATGGATATAAATCTGATTTTACACAAAAATATGGATATGGTTTAACATTTATAAATATGGGAATAATGGGCTTTATAAGTATGGGATTTGTTATTATAACAGGACAGACTTTTAATGGACCTGTTTTAGCAGGTATTTTTACTGTTGTTGGATTTTCAGCAAATGGAAAAACTGTTTTTAATACCATTCCTATATTGATAGGAGTTTTACTTGCAAGTTTAGGAAGTAAAGGTAGTATCTTTACTTTAGCTATATCTGGATTATTTGGAACTGCTCTTGCACCAATATCTGGTGTTTTTGGGCCTATTGCAGGAATTATAGCTGGTTGGTTACATCTAGCAGTTGTACAAAATGTAGGTTTAGTTCATGGTGGACTTAATTTATATAATAATGGATTTTCAGCAGGAATTGTAGCTGGTTTCTTATTGCCTATATTTAATATGATAACTGATAATAACAATCAAAGAAAAATGAATATCCAGAGAAAACATATGAATTTTTTAAAAAATGTACAAGCAAATATAAAAAAAAGAATGAATGAAAATGAGGAGAAAAAATGA
- a CDS encoding NUDIX hydrolase, with the protein MKLLDTPNLKFLKVGLDTDPLNNHNLEYLEKQNAIAALILNHSGDKVLFVNQYRAGVHNYIYEVPAGLIENDEEPIIALEREVREETGYKREDYDILYDSNTGFLVSPGYTTEKIYIYIIKLKSDDIIPLELDLDETENLYTRWIDIRDAGKLTLDMKTIFSLHIYANLIK; encoded by the coding sequence ATGAAATTATTAGATACACCTAATTTAAAATTTTTAAAAGTTGGACTAGATACTGATCCTTTAAATAACCATAATTTAGAATATTTAGAAAAACAAAATGCTATTGCTGCTTTAATTTTAAATCATTCAGGAGATAAAGTTTTATTTGTAAATCAATATAGAGCAGGTGTCCATAATTATATTTATGAAGTTCCTGCTGGACTTATTGAAAATGATGAAGAACCTATTATTGCTCTTGAAAGAGAAGTTAGAGAAGAAACAGGATATAAGAGAGAAGATTATGATATATTATATGATAGTAACACAGGATTTTTAGTTTCTCCTGGCTATACAACAGAAAAAATTTATATCTATATTATAAAGTTAAAATCAGATGATATTATTCCTTTGGAATTAGATTTAGATGAAACAGAAAATCTTTATACAAGATGGATAGATATTAGAGATGCTGGAAAATTAACTCTTGATATGAAAACTATATTTTCTTTACATATATATGCAAATCTAATAAAATAG
- the ybeY gene encoding rRNA maturation RNase YbeY, translated as MELIVDFSSDLQNEKYNMFIDTLYENNHLENYIKKVLELEEIESDRPFYLSLLLTDNENIQVINREYRDKDAPTDVISFAYHETEDFNVGPYDTLGDIIISLERVEEQSSEYNHSFEREFYYVLTHGILHILGYDHIEEEDKKLMREREEAILSSFGYTRDK; from the coding sequence ATGGAGTTAATTGTTGATTTCAGTTCTGACTTACAAAATGAAAAATATAATATGTTCATAGATACACTTTATGAAAATAATCACCTAGAAAACTATATAAAAAAAGTTTTAGAGTTAGAAGAAATTGAATCAGATAGGCCTTTTTATCTTTCACTTTTACTAACTGATAATGAGAATATACAAGTTATTAATCGCGAGTATAGAGATAAGGATGCACCTACTGATGTTATTTCTTTTGCATATCATGAAACAGAAGATTTTAATGTTGGACCTTATGATACTTTAGGAGATATTATTATTTCTTTAGAGAGAGTTGAGGAACAGTCAAGTGAATATAATCATTCATTTGAGAGAGAGTTTTATTATGTTTTAACACATGGAATTTTACATATTTTAGGTTATGACCATATTGAAGAAGAAGATAAAAAGCTTATGAGAGAAAGAGAAGAAGCTATACTTTCATCATTTGGTTATACTAGAGATAAATAA
- a CDS encoding HD family phosphohydrolase: MKKFTIFGFKFLFDIKKKDNSDEERYSDSYFLKEKVFYLILALFLITISSKIPILFRNNNYMTGDVVKSDIYSPKTIVFRDKIGKDKLIQDMIDRLDKNYIYSSEAADIYREEFDNFHKEIIAIKKGNLKSFDYSGFERKTGKVMSEGIINKLLEEDEEKIDETFSKLATQLENAYKAGIYKEKNSIRINEPAKADIDALEPFEREIINNFLIPNYIYDEAKTKNTINEKVSQIHDQYIEIKAGTLIAKTGEVLTDRKIDILDKLGIYNYKMSIFIIALNLIFLLVISSVFNVVTIKFYNKEILEKNKYRAIMLLTIGTLLVFRIVPNSMIYLLPLDTMLLLLLFIVKPRFSIFLTMMVISYMLPITDYDLKYFTIQSIAILATGFLSKNISTRSSVIAIGIQLAILKILLYLILSFFSVEESYGVALNTIKIFISGLFSGMFAIALLPYFERTFNILTVFKLMELADLSHPLLRKLSIEAPGTFQHSMMVATLSENAVIEIGGDPTFTRVACYYHDIGKTKRPQYYVENQTDGKNLHNDISPFMSKMIILAHTREGAEMGKKYKIPKEIRDIMFEHQGTTLLAYFYNKAKELDPNIQEEEFRYSGPKPQTKESAVILLADSIEAAVRSLDVKDPVKIEQMVRKIVDSKIRDNQLSDANITFREVEIIVNSFLKTFGAIYHERIKYPGQK, encoded by the coding sequence ATGAAAAAGTTTACTATATTTGGATTTAAGTTTCTTTTTGATATTAAGAAAAAAGATAATTCAGATGAAGAAAGATATTCAGATAGTTATTTTTTAAAAGAAAAAGTATTTTACTTGATATTAGCATTATTTTTAATCACTATTTCATCAAAAATACCAATACTTTTTAGAAATAATAACTATATGACAGGAGATGTTGTAAAATCAGATATTTACTCTCCTAAGACAATTGTTTTTAGAGATAAGATTGGAAAAGATAAATTAATTCAAGATATGATAGATCGTTTGGATAAGAACTATATCTATTCCAGTGAAGCAGCTGACATATACAGAGAAGAGTTTGATAACTTTCATAAAGAAATCATAGCAATAAAAAAAGGAAATTTAAAATCTTTTGATTATAGTGGTTTTGAAAGAAAAACTGGTAAGGTTATGTCTGAAGGTATAATAAATAAGTTGTTAGAAGAAGATGAAGAAAAAATAGACGAAACATTTTCTAAATTAGCAACTCAGCTTGAAAATGCTTATAAAGCTGGTATTTATAAAGAAAAAAATTCTATTCGTATAAATGAACCTGCTAAAGCTGATATAGATGCATTGGAACCTTTTGAAAGAGAAATTATAAATAATTTTTTAATACCTAACTATATTTATGATGAAGCTAAAACAAAAAATACTATAAATGAAAAAGTTTCTCAAATACATGACCAATATATTGAAATAAAAGCTGGAACTTTAATAGCTAAAACAGGAGAAGTTTTAACTGATAGAAAAATAGATATATTAGATAAATTAGGTATCTACAATTATAAAATGAGTATTTTTATAATTGCATTAAATTTAATATTTTTATTGGTTATTTCAAGTGTATTTAATGTTGTAACAATTAAATTTTATAACAAAGAAATATTAGAAAAAAATAAATATAGAGCTATTATGTTGCTAACAATAGGAACTTTACTTGTATTTAGGATTGTTCCAAATTCAATGATATATCTATTGCCTTTGGATACAATGTTATTACTTTTATTATTTATAGTAAAACCAAGGTTTAGTATATTTTTGACTATGATGGTTATTTCATATATGTTACCAATAACAGATTATGATTTAAAATATTTTACAATTCAGTCAATAGCAATTTTGGCAACTGGATTTTTAAGTAAAAATATAAGTACTCGTTCTTCTGTAATTGCCATAGGTATCCAACTTGCGATATTAAAAATATTACTATATTTAATTTTAAGTTTCTTCTCAGTTGAAGAAAGTTACGGAGTAGCTTTAAATACTATTAAGATATTTATTTCAGGTCTATTTTCTGGAATGTTTGCAATAGCATTACTTCCATATTTTGAAAGAACATTTAATATATTGACAGTATTTAAACTTATGGAATTAGCAGATTTATCACATCCTTTGTTAAGAAAATTATCAATAGAAGCACCAGGAACTTTCCAACATTCAATGATGGTTGCTACTCTTTCTGAAAATGCTGTTATTGAAATTGGAGGAGATCCTACATTTACAAGAGTTGCTTGTTACTATCATGATATAGGAAAAACGAAAAGACCACAATATTATGTAGAAAACCAAACAGATGGTAAAAATTTACATAATGATATATCTCCTTTTATGAGTAAAATGATTATTTTAGCTCATACTAGAGAGGGAGCTGAAATGGGTAAAAAATATAAAATTCCTAAAGAAATTAGAGATATCATGTTTGAACATCAAGGGACTACATTGCTTGCTTATTTCTATAACAAAGCAAAAGAGCTTGATCCAAATATTCAAGAAGAAGAATTTAGATATTCTGGACCTAAACCTCAAACAAAAGAATCGGCAGTTATCTTACTTGCAGATTCAATAGAAGCTGCAGTTAGATCACTTGATGTAAAAGATCCAGTAAAAATTGAGCAAATGGTTAGAAAAATAGTTGATTCAAAAATAAGAGATAATCAATTATCTGATGCTAATATAACATTTAGAGAAGTTGAGATTATAGTAAATTCTTTCTTAAAAACTTTTGGTGCTATTTACCATGAAAGAATAAAATATCCAGGTCAAAAATAA
- a CDS encoding ATP-dependent DNA helicase, which produces MDIKDRFSEESLQIIKKYLQENNNKSMIFKATFDDNELIQEPFFLSLYKKKNFEETLTKVSKNEVVIRTTKPNQLYPSDMELELSEELYNRRNIAYCLLSSDLDDFYFVQDIDRTFLEEVKIENYFAKDGILAKEIKGFEYRKEQEEMAHYIQDAINEDRKLIIEAGTGTGKTLAYLIPAIKWAVANKKKVIIATNTINLQEQLLLKDIPLAKSIIKEDFSYVLVKGRSNYLCKRLFNELNIGRGIDIETFSMEAREQIEYILKWGNKTKTGDKAELPFEVYSDVWELVQSTTELCLGKKCPYRKECFYMKTRMEKMEADILISNHHVFFADLNVRAETDFDSEYLILPRYDMVIFDEAHNIESVARSYFSVEVSKISFTRLLNRIYQKKNKRKKEKSALTRVEDTIDEKDLEDSQQYIYLLNTLKEEISILQNIGDEYFDEIRKIYETNTEAPIRKSLNNFEMTKSRFLETLRDKKDIFQSKLADFLTLMMSFNNVIDEEKDKNPEVINFNNHLKMFKAYIDSFKFINSFEDDNYIYWLDINSKRTNVLLTATPLNIAEKLSTVLFDNLDRLIFASATIVANGNFDYFKKSLGLDEEDCIECIIKSPFNYDKQMSVYIPADIQDSENINAFVTDASKFILDILLKTNGKAFILFTSYTMLNQIYYSISRKLIDKGFEVFLHGDKPRSQLIKEFKEAENPVLFGTTSFWEGVDVQGENLSNVIITKLPFLVPTDPVVSAISKKIEEDGGNSFTDFQLPEAIIKFKQGVGRLIRKKTDSGNIFILDNRILKKRYGSLFINALPSQKNIKILEKDDIIEEIE; this is translated from the coding sequence ATGGATATAAAAGATAGATTTTCAGAAGAAAGTTTGCAAATAATTAAAAAATATTTACAGGAAAATAATAACAAATCAATGATTTTTAAAGCAACTTTTGATGACAATGAACTTATCCAAGAGCCATTTTTTTTATCACTTTATAAAAAGAAAAATTTTGAAGAAACTTTAACAAAAGTTAGTAAAAATGAAGTTGTCATTAGAACAACAAAACCTAATCAGCTTTATCCTAGTGATATGGAGTTAGAACTTTCAGAAGAATTGTATAATAGAAGAAATATAGCTTATTGTCTTCTAAGTTCTGATTTAGATGATTTCTATTTTGTACAAGATATTGATAGAACTTTTTTAGAAGAAGTAAAAATAGAAAATTATTTTGCTAAAGATGGTATTTTAGCAAAAGAAATTAAAGGTTTTGAATATAGAAAAGAACAAGAGGAAATGGCTCATTATATTCAAGATGCAATAAATGAAGATAGAAAACTTATAATTGAAGCTGGGACAGGAACTGGAAAAACATTAGCATATTTAATTCCAGCTATTAAATGGGCAGTTGCCAATAAGAAAAAAGTGATTATTGCAACAAATACTATAAATTTACAAGAACAATTATTATTAAAAGATATTCCTCTTGCAAAGTCAATAATAAAAGAAGATTTTTCTTATGTTTTAGTAAAAGGAAGAAGTAATTATCTATGTAAAAGACTTTTTAATGAGTTGAATATTGGAAGAGGTATTGACATAGAAACTTTTTCTATGGAAGCTAGAGAACAAATAGAATATATTTTAAAGTGGGGAAATAAGACTAAAACAGGAGATAAAGCTGAATTACCTTTTGAAGTTTATTCTGATGTATGGGAATTAGTTCAAAGTACAACTGAATTATGTCTTGGAAAGAAATGTCCATATAGAAAAGAATGTTTTTATATGAAAACTAGAATGGAAAAAATGGAAGCAGATATTCTAATTTCAAATCATCATGTATTTTTTGCTGATTTGAATGTAAGGGCAGAAACTGATTTTGATTCTGAGTATCTTATTTTACCAAGATATGATATGGTAATTTTTGATGAAGCACACAACATTGAATCAGTTGCTAGAAGTTATTTTTCTGTGGAAGTTTCAAAAATTTCCTTTACAAGACTTTTAAATAGAATTTATCAAAAGAAAAATAAAAGAAAAAAAGAGAAATCAGCTCTTACAAGGGTTGAAGACACAATAGATGAAAAGGATTTAGAAGATAGTCAACAATATATTTATCTTTTAAATACATTAAAAGAAGAAATTTCTATTTTACAGAATATAGGTGATGAATATTTTGATGAAATTAGAAAAATATATGAAACAAATACAGAAGCTCCAATTAGGAAAAGTTTAAATAATTTTGAAATGACAAAATCAAGATTTTTAGAAACTTTAAGAGATAAAAAAGATATATTTCAAAGTAAATTAGCAGATTTTTTAACTTTGATGATGTCATTTAATAATGTTATAGATGAAGAAAAAGACAAAAATCCAGAAGTTATTAATTTTAATAATCATTTAAAAATGTTTAAAGCTTATATAGATAGTTTTAAATTTATAAATAGTTTTGAAGATGATAACTATATTTACTGGCTTGATATAAATTCTAAAAGAACAAATGTGCTTTTAACTGCAACACCACTTAATATAGCTGAAAAACTAAGTACAGTTCTTTTTGATAATTTAGATAGATTGATATTTGCTTCTGCAACAATAGTAGCAAATGGAAACTTTGATTATTTTAAAAAATCATTAGGTTTAGATGAGGAAGATTGTATTGAATGCATAATAAAATCTCCTTTTAATTATGATAAACAAATGTCTGTTTATATTCCAGCAGATATTCAAGATTCTGAAAATATAAATGCCTTTGTTACAGATGCAAGTAAATTTATTTTAGATATTTTATTGAAAACTAATGGAAAAGCCTTTATACTATTTACTTCATATACTATGTTGAATCAGATTTATTACTCGATTTCAAGAAAATTGATAGATAAAGGTTTTGAAGTATTTTTACATGGAGATAAACCAAGAAGTCAACTTATAAAAGAATTTAAAGAAGCGGAAAATCCTGTATTATTTGGAACAACTTCCTTTTGGGAAGGTGTTGATGTACAAGGAGAAAATTTAAGTAATGTTATAATAACTAAGTTACCTTTTCTTGTCCCAACAGATCCAGTAGTATCTGCTATAAGTAAAAAAATTGAAGAAGATGGTGGGAATTCTTTTACAGATTTTCAATTACCAGAAGCAATAATAAAATTTAAACAAGGGGTTGGTAGATTAATAAGAAAGAAAACAGATAGTGGAAATATATTTATCTTAGATAATAGAATTTTGAAGAAAAGGTATGGCTCTCTTTTTATAAATGCCTTGCCTAGTCAAAAAAATATTAAAATATTAGAAAAAGATGATATAATAGAAGAAATTGAATAA
- a CDS encoding YehS family protein has protein sequence MTNNDFLRRLRYALDIKDNIMVQIFKKGNIILTREDVIDYLKKDIDEGFKKLNNNDLIAFLDGLIIQKRGKREDGTPVPKVKVTKNNLNNILLRKLRIALSFKSYDMIKIFKLGGIEISEGELSALFRSEDHKNYKECGDKYIRVFLKGLTEYYRN, from the coding sequence ATGACTAATAATGATTTTTTAAGAAGACTAAGATATGCACTTGATATTAAAGATAATATTATGGTACAAATTTTTAAAAAAGGAAATATAATTCTTACAAGAGAAGATGTAATTGATTATTTAAAAAAAGATATTGATGAAGGTTTTAAAAAATTAAATAACAATGATTTAATTGCTTTTTTAGATGGTTTAATTATACAAAAAAGAGGAAAAAGAGAAGATGGAACACCTGTTCCAAAAGTAAAAGTTACAAAAAATAATTTAAATAATATTTTATTAAGAAAATTAAGGATAGCCCTTTCTTTTAAAAGTTATGATATGATTAAAATTTTTAAACTTGGTGGAATAGAGATTTCAGAAGGAGAATTAAGTGCACTTTTCAGAAGTGAAGATCATAAAAACTATAAAGAATGTGGAGATAAATATATAAGAGTATTTTTAAAGGGATTGACAGAATACTATAGAAATTAA
- the ftcD gene encoding glutamate formimidoyltransferase, which translates to MAKIVECIPNYSEGKDLAKIERIVAPYKNNPKVKLLSVEPDANYNRTVVTVLGDPEEVKKAVIESIGIATKEIDMNVHKGEHKRMGATDVVPFLPIQEMTTEECNEISKEVAKAVWERFQLPVFLYENTATAPNRVSLPDIRKGEYEGMAEKLKQPEWAPDFGERAPHPTAGVTAIGCRMPLIAFNINLATTDMDVPKEIAKAIRFSSGGFRFIQAGPAEILDKGFVQVTMNIKDYTKNPIYRIMETVKMEAKRWGVKVTGCEIIGATPFASLTDSLKYYLACDGIKDDVDAMSMEKVVELMVKYLGLTDFDVKKVLEANI; encoded by the coding sequence ATGGCAAAAATAGTAGAATGTATTCCAAATTATAGTGAAGGTAAGGATTTAGCTAAGATTGAAAGAATCGTAGCACCTTATAAAAATAATCCAAAAGTTAAACTTTTAAGTGTTGAACCAGATGCAAATTACAACAGAACAGTTGTTACCGTATTAGGAGATCCTGAAGAAGTTAAAAAAGCTGTTATTGAATCAATAGGAATTGCAACTAAGGAAATAGATATGAATGTTCATAAAGGTGAACACAAAAGAATGGGAGCAACAGACGTTGTACCTTTCTTACCAATTCAAGAAATGACTACTGAAGAATGTAATGAAATTTCAAAAGAAGTAGCTAAAGCTGTTTGGGAAAGATTCCAATTACCTGTTTTCTTATATGAAAATACAGCAACTGCTCCAAACAGGGTTTCTCTACCTGATATAAGAAAAGGTGAATATGAAGGAATGGCAGAAAAATTAAAACAACCTGAATGGGCACCAGATTTCGGAGAAAGAGCACCTCACCCTACTGCTGGTGTTACTGCTATTGGTTGTAGAATGCCTTTAATAGCTTTCAATATCAACTTAGCTACAACAGATATGGATGTACCAAAAGAAATAGCTAAAGCTATTAGATTCTCAAGTGGAGGGTTTAGATTTATTCAAGCTGGACCTGCTGAAATATTAGATAAAGGATTTGTTCAAGTTACAATGAACATAAAAGATTATACTAAAAACCCTATTTACAGAATAATGGAAACTGTAAAAATGGAAGCTAAGAGATGGGGAGTAAAAGTTACTGGTTGTGAAATTATAGGAGCAACTCCTTTTGCATCATTAACTGACTCTTTAAAATATTACTTAGCTTGTGATGGAATAAAAGATGATGTAGATGCTATGTCTATGGAAAAAGTTGTTGAATTAATGGTTAAATATTTAGGTTTAACTGACTTTGATGTTAAAAAAGTATTAGAAGCTAATATCTAA
- the hutI gene encoding imidazolonepropionase: MQADLVLYNIGQLVTSRELDKTKKMDNIEVIEKNGYIVIEKDKIVAVGSGEVPKEYLTPATEMVDLSGKLVTPGLIDSHTHLVHGGSRENEFAMKIAGVPYLEILEKGGGILSSLKSTRNASEQELIEKTLKSLRHMLELGVTTVEAKSGYGLNLEDELKQLEVTKILGYLQPVTLVSTFMAAHATPPEYKDNKEGYVQEVIRMLPIVKERNLAEFCDIFCEDKVFSVDESRRILTAAKELGYKLKIHADEIVSLGGVELAAELGATSAEHLMKITDSGINALANSNVIADLLPATSFNLMEHYAPARKMIEAGIQIALSTDYNPGSCPSENLQFVMQIGAAHLKMTPKEVFKAVTINAAKAVDKQDTIGSIEVGKKADITVFDAPSMAYFLYHFGINHTDSVYKNGKLVFKR; the protein is encoded by the coding sequence ATGCAAGCTGATTTAGTTCTATATAATATTGGACAATTAGTTACATCAAGAGAACTTGATAAAACTAAAAAAATGGATAATATTGAAGTAATTGAAAAGAATGGATATATTGTAATAGAAAAAGATAAAATAGTGGCTGTTGGCAGTGGAGAAGTTCCAAAAGAATATCTAACACCTGCAACAGAAATGGTAGATTTAAGTGGTAAGTTAGTTACACCTGGTCTTATAGATTCTCACACTCACTTAGTTCATGGAGGTTCAAGAGAAAATGAATTTGCTATGAAAATTGCAGGAGTACCTTATCTTGAAATATTAGAAAAAGGTGGAGGAATCTTAAGTAGTTTGAAGTCTACAAGAAATGCAAGTGAACAAGAACTTATAGAAAAAACTTTAAAAAGCTTAAGACATATGTTAGAACTTGGTGTTACAACTGTTGAAGCTAAAAGTGGATATGGTTTAAATTTAGAAGATGAGTTAAAACAATTAGAAGTTACTAAAATTTTAGGTTATTTACAACCTGTAACTTTAGTTTCTACATTTATGGCAGCTCATGCTACGCCACCTGAATATAAAGATAATAAAGAAGGTTATGTACAAGAAGTTATAAGAATGTTACCTATTGTTAAAGAAAGAAATTTAGCAGAATTCTGTGATATTTTCTGTGAAGATAAAGTTTTCTCTGTTGATGAAAGTAGAAGAATTTTAACTGCTGCAAAAGAATTAGGATATAAATTAAAAATTCATGCTGATGAAATTGTTTCACTTGGTGGAGTTGAACTTGCTGCTGAGTTAGGAGCAACTTCTGCTGAACACTTAATGAAAATAACAGATTCTGGAATAAATGCTCTTGCTAATAGTAATGTAATAGCTGATTTACTTCCTGCAACTTCATTTAATTTAATGGAACATTATGCTCCTGCAAGAAAAATGATAGAAGCTGGAATACAAATTGCTTTATCTACTGATTATAACCCAGGTTCTTGTCCATCTGAAAACTTACAATTTGTTATGCAAATTGGGGCTGCTCATTTAAAAATGACTCCTAAAGAAGTTTTCAAAGCAGTTACTATAAATGCTGCAAAAGCAGTAGATAAACAAGACACAATAGGTTCTATTGAAGTTGGTAAGAAAGCAGATATAACAGTCTTTGATGCTCCGAGTATGGCTTACTTCTTATATCACTTTGGAATAAATCACACTGACAGTGTTTACAAAAATGGAAAATTAGTTTTCAAAAGATAA
- a CDS encoding NADAR family protein, producing the protein MKHNLENLIKDFNSKKKLKFLFFWGHTENGDEITKACFSQWYSCKFIVDEITYHTAEQYMMAQKALLFNDNEIFHKIMSSKSPKEYKELGRKIKNFSDSKWNENKYQIVLKGNIAKFSQNEKLKTFLLNTGTKVLVEASPYDKIWGIGLSADQENIENPLTWNGENLLGFALMEVRDLFNQ; encoded by the coding sequence ATGAAACATAACTTAGAAAATTTAATAAAAGATTTTAATTCAAAGAAAAAATTAAAATTTTTATTCTTTTGGGGACATACAGAAAATGGAGATGAAATAACAAAAGCTTGTTTCAGTCAGTGGTATAGTTGTAAATTTATTGTAGATGAAATCACATATCATACTGCTGAACAATATATGATGGCTCAAAAAGCATTATTATTTAATGATAATGAAATTTTTCATAAGATTATGAGTTCAAAATCTCCAAAAGAATATAAAGAATTAGGAAGAAAAATTAAAAATTTTTCTGATTCTAAATGGAATGAAAATAAGTATCAAATAGTTTTAAAAGGTAATATTGCTAAGTTTTCACAAAATGAAAAATTAAAAACTTTTCTTTTAAATACAGGTACTAAAGTTTTAGTTGAAGCTAGCCCTTATGATAAAATTTGGGGTATTGGGCTTTCTGCTGATCAAGAAAATATTGAAAACCCCTTGACTTGGAATGGCGAAAATCTTTTAGGTTTTGCTCTTATGGAAGTTAGGGATTTATTTAACCAATAA
- a CDS encoding cyclodeaminase/cyclohydrolase family protein produces MKLVELDVLKFLDVVDSNSPAPGGGSVSALASSLGASLARMVAHLSFGKKNYEALADDVKAKFVANFDELLKIKNELNDLIDRDSEAYNTVMAAYKLPKETDEEKAARSAEIQKSLKYAIQTPYDIVVLSGKAISLLGEILANGNQNAITDIGVGTMLLMVGLEGGILNVKVNLSSIKDTEYVEKITKEIYDIKATAEKEKERIMGIVNAAL; encoded by the coding sequence ATGAAATTAGTAGAATTAGATGTATTGAAATTTTTGGATGTAGTTGACTCAAACTCACCTGCACCTGGTGGAGGATCAGTTTCTGCTCTTGCATCATCTTTAGGAGCAAGTTTAGCAAGAATGGTTGCTCATTTAAGCTTTGGAAAGAAAAACTATGAAGCTTTAGCTGATGATGTTAAAGCTAAATTTGTTGCAAACTTTGATGAATTATTAAAAATTAAAAATGAATTAAATGATTTAATTGACAGAGACTCTGAAGCATATAATACAGTTATGGCTGCATACAAATTGCCAAAAGAAACTGATGAAGAAAAGGCAGCAAGAAGTGCTGAAATTCAAAAATCTTTAAAATATGCTATCCAAACTCCTTACGACATAGTTGTTTTATCTGGAAAAGCAATTTCTTTATTAGGAGAAATCTTAGCAAATGGAAACCAAAATGCAATAACTGATATTGGTGTAGGAACTATGTTATTAATGGTAGGACTTGAAGGTGGAATCTTAAATGTTAAAGTAAATCTATCTTCAATAAAAGATACTGAATATGTAGAAAAAATAACAAAAGAAATCTATGATATAAAAGCTACTGCTGAAAAAGAAAAAGAAAGAATAATGGGAATTGTTAATGCTGCACTATAA